One region of Chrysemys picta bellii isolate R12L10 chromosome 21, ASM1138683v2, whole genome shotgun sequence genomic DNA includes:
- the MRTO4 gene encoding mRNA turnover protein 4 homolog gives MPKSKRDKKISLTKTTKKGLEVKQSLIEELRKCVDTYKYLFIFSVANMRNNKLKDIRSAWKHSRIFFGKNKVMMVALGRGPADEYKENLHQVSKHLRGEVGLLFTNRTKEDVNEWFSQFKEVDFARAGNKATFTVSLDTGPLEQFPHSMEPQLRQLGLPTALKKGVVTLLSDYEVCKEGDVLTPEQARVLKLFGYEMAEFKVTIKCMWHSETGDFQQLVKETEETSEMEEEEDDDDEENDN, from the exons ATGCCTAAATCCAAGCGGGACAAGAAGA TTTCCCTAACAAAAACCACAAAGAAAGGTTTAGAAGTCAAACAGAGTTTAATAGAAGAG TTGCGGAAATGTGTGGACACCTACAAATACCTCTTTATCTTTTCTGTCGCCAACATGAGAAACAACAAGCTGAAGGATATCAGAAGTGCCTGGAAGCACAGCAG GATTTTCTTTGGGAAAAACAAAGTTATGATGGTGGCACTGGGACGGGGGCCAGCTGATGAGTACAAGGAGAACTTACACCAG GTCAGCAAACACCTAAGAGGTGAAGTCGGTCTCCTGTTCACCAATCGCACCAAAGAAGATGTGAACGA atGGTTCTCTCAGTTCAAAGAGGTGGACTTTGCCCGTGCAGGTAACAAGGCAACATTCACAGTGAGCCTGGACACAGGGCCCCTGGAGCAGTTTCCCCACTCAATGGAGCCTCAATTACGGCAGCTGGGATTGCCAACGGCTTTGAAAAAAG GAGTCGTGACACTGCTTTCCGATTACGAAGTCTGCAAGGAAGGGGATGTTCTGACCCCTGAACAGGCTCGTGTCTTG AAACTCTTTGGCTATGAGATGGCAGAGTTTAAAGTGACCATCAAGTGCATGTGGCATTCTGAGACCGGAGACTTTCAgcagttggtgaaagagacagaaGAAACCTCAgagatggaggaagaggaggacgaTGACGATGAAGAAAATGACAATTAA